DNA sequence from the Coregonus clupeaformis isolate EN_2021a chromosome 30, ASM2061545v1, whole genome shotgun sequence genome:
aaccgggtgaagaatagggcccacctggcctggcgaggattcagcctccttgctgaccggatgtactccaggttacggtggtacgtccagacgaggaaagggtgtttcgccctttcgagccaatgcctccacacggtcaaagctcggacaacagccaacagctcccgatcaccaacgttgtagttctgctccgcaagggctgagcttcttagagaagaaggcacaggggcggagcttgggtggcgtgcccgagcattgagataggacagcgcctatccctacctcggacgcatccacctccactacgaacggtagtgatggatcggggtgggccagtaccggggctgaggtgaacagacccctcagtttcctgaaggccaggtcagcctcagcagaccagcggagccgggacggcccacccttcaacagagatgtaatgggagctgcgaccttgccaacgccctggataaacctccgatagtagttggcgaagcccagaaagcgctgcacctccttaaccgtggtgggagttggccaattacgcacggctgaaatgcaatccccctccatctccacacctgaggtggtaatgcggtatccaaggaaggagacagactgctggtaaaacatacacttctctgccttggcataaagctcattttccaacagtcgggccagcactttgcgaaccagggacacatgctcggcgcacgtagcggaatacaccagaatgtcgtcgatgtagaccactacaccgcgaccaagcatgtcccaaaacacctcgttcacaaaggactggaagacagatggagcattcatcaaaccgtagggcatcaccaggtattcataatgccccgtggttgtgctgaatgctgtcttccactcatccccctctcgaacatgcaccaggttgtacgcactcctgagatctgtatgggtggtcctctgtagctcaattgttagagcatggcgcttgtaacgccagggtagtgggttcgatccccgggaccacccatacgtaaaaatgtatgcacacatgactgtaagttgttttggataaaagtgtctgctaaatggcatattattattattattatctaatttggtgaagaagcgcaccccacgcattgactcgatcactgaaggaatgagggggagaggataactaaatcttaccgtctccttgttcagtggtcaataatcaatgcaagggcgcagaccaccgtctttcttcttcacaaagaagaaactcgaggaggcgagTGAAGTGGAAGGacatatatacccctggcgcagggactcggcgatgtatgtttccatagccaccgtttcagcctgcgacagggggtacacatgactcctgggaggtacagtgtctacccggaggtttatcgcgcaatcccccgcccgatgaggtggtaacttggtagcctgcgttttagagaacgtgtgcgccaaatctaggtatttggggggaatgcgcacggtggaggtactgtctggactttccaccgtggaaacacctagacacctaccctgacactctcgcgaccaccccgtgagaaccctctgcggccataaaaaggtggggttgtggagtgctaaccaagggagcCCTAATatcacagggaaagcaggagactcaataatataaaacgtgacctgctcacaatgagtctcctgggcgatcatggtgactggtgcagtaacctccttaacaaacccggaccctaatggtcgactatcaagtgctctgatggggagtgtaatggataggggaaccaatgaaatgcctagccggtgtgagaatgccctgtccataaagttcccagctgcgcctgaatcgactagcgccttacactggggaactaccatgtgatcacgaaagtagatgggtaggatacagtgcgcagcagagggctctgaacgagtgtgggtgttcgatacctggggtgacgcgtgagtgccctgcctgccgcctccagacccaaaagagcgctGACAACAACGTGTGGTGTAccgtcccttcgtgccaccagtgtGACACGGtcactgtcgtcctccgctctctcggatggcggttccacccagctccatctgctcgggatccgagtcggccggggtgggaacgggcagaccctttccaggacgtcctctggctgccagcaggttgtccaaaagaatggccatgtccaccagttgtgcgaaggacaacatggtgtcacaGCAGGCTAGCTCCCATTGGACGTCCTCCCATAGATGGCACCAGAaatggtcgataagggcccgctcgttccacccggaccccgctgccagagtccgaaactccaaagcgaagtcctgcgcggtcctcatcccctgcctcaggtggaccagccgctcaccTGCCTCTCGACCTTCGGGCAGGTGATCAAAGACcacccgaaagaggcgagcgaactccctgtagttctCCAACGTGGCTCCTcattcgttccacaccgcgttggcccactccagggctttcccgagaggcaggagacgagggcggactccttctcccgctccgatggggccggcctgatgctggagaaatagagctccagttggaggaggaatccttggcagagcgccgccgtcccgtcgaactcctgtggtcgggatatctggatccctccgggtgctggggtgtgggtggctggatccggttgaccagctggtctcgacagatcgggtcctctcctctccaggcattggacgacctgaagaacccgatccatcgcttcccccaagctgaccagcatcgtggaatgctcctggacccgtgccacaattccaggcatgcgctcctctcccgctgactcaaTTGTCAgtgtgggtgattctgtgagagtgtgatttgaaggagtcaggcgtaggagggtaaatcactgaatacagagtttattccgtagtacacagttagGCTGGATAGCATCAACAGCACAGGGCGTAATACAGGTGCACTGGAACACAATACAAGCACACAGGGAGAAataaccccggcaatacaaagtacgggtagctcaaccgagctacactcatcttcacataaaacaaatcacccacaaggacaaggggccagagggaacacttatacacagactaatgaggggatatgaaccaggtgtgtgtaattgacaagacaagacaaatggaatgatgatatatggagcggcagtggctagtaagccggtgatgacgatcgctgaaacctgcccgaacaaggaggggaggcagcctcggcggaagtcatgacatTTCACCTGGATTGAAAacaaagtgttcctaatgtttggtatactaagTGTACAGTGTATAGAATCATTGTACAATCTAAACCACTATTTACCCCACTTTACCCTACCATAAGAACACCTGCAAACGCCGGAAAGGGTGTATTTAGGCTACTCACTCCACGGAAGGGAACACTGCTACCTCGCTCACTCTCTTTGgtctccaaccaaggtgcattAATAAATTGATGAGCAAACAGAAGTGTATAGGACATTCAACTCATGGAAGACAGTGGAAGTTGATAATCATATAagtgattatttatttttaaacgtAAAGCCAACGCATTTCGGCCCTAGCTTTAGGGTTTTACAGAGTGAAAAATGAATAGGAGGCTGGTttgaaaaaaatctaaacaatcaCTTGATGGCGGACCATAGTCCGGTGCACCTGGTTCAGTATAATCTTACTCTTAACTGTTGAATATTGTAGGTCTACTGAGTACTTACACATTGTACCACACATGCTACTAAGGGGGTTAGTTATCATGATCTTTAGCCTACTCTCTGAACATGTCTTGTGTGTGTGGTCTTTGCGCAGCTCACAGAGCCCGCCAATCTTGGGTGCGTTCgaaaattcgctctggctatctactccgatttcagagcactctcgtctgagtgtgccagagcgcagaataactgatgaatttacgatgAATAACTGATGAACACCCGTTGGATATGACCGGTGTCATAAAAAGCGTAATTAAagtgttgccagcagcacagttacagtcaccaacgctctggataacatgaaaataacctaaccagctcagctagggcgagtaaaattgTCGGAGTGAGGTGGAAgtggctagcaagctagccaacattagccagttagcttgggtgcttgactgctgttgtgaggtcagaacgctcggatcaagcctactcctcggccagagcgtccagtttgcgctctgaatgctccgagagcgaaaggcattctggcactccagattgaatttacgaacacacccattGATTTCGCGCCAAACAACATTTATCCACGCGCGAGTTTGTGCTCGGTAAACATATACATATACTAAAGCCTGAGTTAGCTAGGCCCTATTCATATTAATTTCATTCCGGTGTAGGTCCCTCCACAAGAATGGAATCAAACATGTCTGAACAGTTCGTTGAAGTTGACAATTTCGGGGTCGAGTTGTTGGAAAATATTGATATGAGGATGGAACCTCAACACAGCCATGAGGAAGTCAGCAGGTAGGCCTATATTTTTATCTACACTGTGTGATTCACAGACAACCCTTGCGGATGTGATAGCCTTGCCTAGGCTAGGTCTATCTACAACAGTTTGATAAGGCTGTTGTGGGCCAGGGCACATAGCCTAGGCTATTAGGTTGAGCTAGTAGGCTAGCCTACATACGAACATCTTATTCTAATCTAGATAATGTGCTTGCAGTTTTTACTACACCTAGGCCATAGGCTTTATTGTCTTAACTGAGTTTCAACTTTAAAGGATACATTTTATGTGGTTAGGCTTATGAAAAAATGACAGGATTGTTTGAATCAGTTTTGAATTTGTGGTCCACATTTCCCATTAATAACTGGTGTAGCTAGTTAGCTTTAGGCTAGACCTATCACCAAAGTTTATTTGGTGATTTCTTATGCTCAGCCAGGAGGTTTTAATCCTCATTGAAAGGGTGATTCTAGAGATAGTCACCAGTCTGTCCAAAGATGAAGCTCCAGTTTTGGTCCTACCCAAGCGATCCAGCTGGGCCAATGTAAGGTAAGCCACTCACTTTGTTACTATAATGTCAAGCTTTTGGGCCATATTCACTCTGTTTGACCTTTGCAAGATAAACACTTAAATCTATACAACAGATGTCTTATTTATGTTGTGTAAATACAGTATAACCCAGTACATTTGAAATAAGTGGTCATGTTGTGTAAACTGAACATTGCACTCAATTTGAAAAGTCAGGTCCTACAAGTGGTCTAAATTGCTGTTAAATGCATTTGGAGGAAATCCTTTAGTTCTTTGTTCTCTCATTCTATCTGAATGTGTAAAAGAGCTAAGAAGTCAAAAGGGATTTGTGGGGTGAAAATTGTGTCGATAGAATCACCGAAAGTTTTGAATCTTAATCCTTGAAGCTGAAATAAATTCCTGACTGAATAGGTGTCAGTttgataaaatatttaaaaagcaCCAGCtacacatagaaacacacacacacaaatctggcGGTTTGTGGAGGTCTTTAATGTGCACAGGCTGAGGAGACCTCATGCTTAGAACAAAACAAACTGTCTGGTTGAGTCTACATCAAACCTCCTTACAGTTTAAAGCACATTCTGGCTCGGCCCTTTCAAATGTGAGAATCCCACAGATAGGGAGGCAAAGGTTTCACAGAGGAAATGCAGTCGAGGTATGGGGAGGCCTATCACAGGTAGCACCCAGGGTTTGGGATTCTTCTAAGAAGGATCATAAAGGTGGCGGGCTCCTTTACAAAACTCATCAAAGATACAATACCAAATATTCCGATTTTGTGAAGAATTCTTTCATGAATAATGTCTCCGTCTTCATTCCCAACTTTGAGTTTTGACAATGCCGTTGGCCTTCAAATGACTTCTGGCAGTTCTGTCACCACAGTTCGGAGCGACTGTTCCTCGTCTGTCACTAAATTTGGTGAGAAGAAAGACACACACCACTGTTaatatgcccccccccccctctctctcacttccccCTTCCCTCAGCTGTGCACAGACAAAGTTACATTATTTTAATTCACAAACTTTTTAAATTACTCTAAGGAATTTAATCAGCCCTACTTCATGTGGCTTTCATTCTTATCCTCTCTGGGCTTACATGAACTAATTGCAAAAACTGCAAAGACATGGTATGCCTTATGCTGCTGGTCAGAGAAGCTTTCCTGGTGTTATTCACTATGGATTTCATTATCCATCCTAAAGAAAATCCTGAATGAACTACTTTGATGATGAAATACCTATTATCAGATATCATAGGGGATTGATTGAAAGGGTTTCTACACTGTACTGGTGTATCACAATATACTGGTAGCCTATAATACAGCAGTTTAACTGGGTTTTCTATGCAGGGCACATTCTCAAGGTTCTATCCACCATCTACAAACTTGTGCAGAGCAACACATATGCTACAAAAAGGTAATGTCTTGTCAGATGCCAACGCATAAGAAAATACATCCTTGCCTTAACACCAGTACTTTGAGAAGGTGTTCTCTTGTTTCCACAGGGACATCTATTACAACGACACACAGCTTTATGGTTCACAGAGGACTGTCGATTCCATTGTGGATGACATCTCCTGCATGCTCAAGGTTCCACGCAGAAGACTACAtgtggtgtgtatatagtatgtgagtgtgtgtgtgcctctgtgagAGTACAATTTCAGTTCAAGAGGAGGTAACAATGGCCTGATGTTGAATAAAACCATACTAAAACATTTGGAAATACCTTTTGATACGACATGTTATGATTAGTTTGAGCCTATTCTCTGCCTCATACAGGAAGCAACCGTGTATGTATTTTCCATGATTTCCATTATCAAAGAGCAATGAAATTAAACTTGACTCAAAagcattgttgtgtgtgtgtgtgtgtgtgtgtgtgtgtgtgtgtgtgtgtgtgtgtgtgtgtgtgtgtgtgtgtgtgtgtgtgcacatgcgtaTGTGTTTAACGGTCTCCAGCTAGCCACGTCCAAGGGCTTCATCTCAGGTGATCTGTGTTACCTGGAGGAGGACAGCACCAAGGTGGACTGCCACTCTAACTCCACTGTAAGTCCCACTAACACTAACTACATTCCCCCAACAGCTCAGCATCGTCACAGTATGGTCATATGCATATAATGTTAGATACCTATAATGTTAGATATACAGGATCATCATCCGCCATGAACGTTTAACAGTGCTAAACTTCTCCCATTTCAATGACATAACAGAGATCCGTAGTCTCAGCCAAACCTATTAAATCCTGTGTTCACCTCTTTCTGGCCACAATCTCCAGGTTCAACCAATGTACTAATCACTCGATTTACAGCATAATTGTTCAGAAAACAAAAAGAACTCAAACAGTTTACTTGTATTCTGTCTACTGTTTGTGGGTTGCATAAATCAACTGACACCGAAACAGCTAGATTCATATCTCATTATACTTTTTTTGTTTGAAAGCTAACAGTAACTTGCTATGTTGACAATTGTGTCTCTCTTATTGTGTCTCTTAATTGTGTTCTCAGGCTACTCCAGTTTCTTCTAATGTTGGCGGAATCAGGAGTATCCTTTATAATCATGTCAGAACTCATATTTCAGCAATATTGTAACAAGTTTGTAAGACTTCCTTCCTCTTTTAACTAACTCCTCCAACTCTTATCTATTGGTGAGGAAGAGTCCATCAGTCATGTTTGTGTTCACCTTGACCCGTTCTCCAGACATTGTGTCATCTGCTAAGTTTGTTTTGATAGTGGAGAAGGACGCCACCTTCCAGAAACTGCTTGATGATGACTTTTGCACCAAGCTATCTCCTTGCATCATGATCACAGTATATCCTACTTATGGTTTTCTTTTGAGCTATTGCTTTAAATTGAATGTGCTAATCATATGATTTATTGTAAATCTGTTATGTGTTTGTGTCAGGGTAAAGGTGTCCCAGATGTGAACAGCAGGCTGATGGTGAGAAAGCTTTGGGACACCCTGCACATCCCTATATTTGCTCTGGTGGATGCTGACCCTTATGGTAATACTCTCCACTCTTTTATcctatcagacacacacacacacacacacacacacaggggttgcGTGTCCTGCTAAGCCGACATGCCTCTCTGATGTGTCAGGGTGGTTAGAATGGGGATTGTGTTAGCGTGTTCTAGCCCAGTGGAATCATCACACTGGGGCCCCTGGACTCACTGACACagactgtccctctccatacagCACCTCTCTGCTCCCCTCCGCTCTCCTCACATCACATGGCGAGTCGCATGTGTAACACTTTACTTTGTTCTCTGTCCCCTTAGCTACATATCTCAGAGGATAATTGCTCTGGTATGGTGGTGATTGTATcgtgtctctttccctctctttctctttctgtctcactcTAATTTTCGCAGGGATTGAGATCATGTGCATCTACAAGTATGGATCAGTGGTGAGTCCTGCCGTGCCTGTGTATTTCTGTACATTATACAACGTGGCTTGTGCAGTGTCTCGGTGCAAGAAATATGTCATTATTCTCCTCTTAAAGTTGAAAAAGGGGAGCGGTCAACCATATCTGAGCATTTGAAGTGGCATGAAGTGGAAAAGTAAAGTGATTGCGTGGGATCTCATTTGTGTGAGGTTTTTGTATGTGTGTTTCTGGTTTATATgatctaatctaattttatttgtcacatgcgccgaatacaacaggtgaaatgcttacttacaagcacttaaccaacaatgcagttttaagaaatggaatcacaataaaataacaataatgagcctatatacagggggtacaggtaccgagtcaatgtgtgggggcacaggttagtcgaggtaatttgtacatgtgggtaggggtaaaGTCACTATGaaaagataataaacagcgaataGCAgcagtgtcaatgcaaatagtccgggtggccatttgattaattgttcagcagtcttatggctttggggtagaagctgttaaggagccttttggacctagacttggcgctctggtaccgcttgccgtgcggtagcagagagaacagtctgtgacttgggtgactggagtctttgacaattttttgggccttcctgtgacattgcctagtatataggtcctggatggcaggacgcttggccccaatgatgtactgggctatacacactaccctctgtagcgccttacggtcggatgccaagcagttgccataccaggcggtgatgcaaacggtcaggatgctctcgatggtgcagctgtagaactctttcaggatctggagacccatgccaaatcttttcagtgtcctgagggggaaaaggcgttgtcgtgccctcttcaagactttcttggtgtgtttggaccatgatagtttgttggtgatgtggacaccaaggaacttgaaactctcgacccgctccactacagccccgtcgatatgATATGAAATGgggtgtgttcggccctccttttcttgtagtccacgatcatctcctttgtcttgctcacgttgagggagaggttgttgtcctggcaccacactgccaggtttctgacctcctccctatagactgtctcatcattgtcagtgatcaggcctaccactgttgtgtcgtcagcaaacttaatgatggtgttggagtcgtgcttggccacgcagtcgtgggtgaacaaggagtacaggaggggactaagcacgcacacctgaggggcccccgtgttgaggatcagcgtggcagatgtgttgttgcatacccttaccacctgggggcgcccgtcagaagtccaggatccagttgcagagggaggtgtttagtcccagggtccttagcttagtgatgaactttgtgggcactatggtgttgaacgctgagctgtagtcaattaacagcatgctcatataggtgttccttttgtccaggtgggaaagggcagtgtggagtgagattgagattgcgtcatctgtggatctgttggggcggtatgcgaattggattgggtctagtgtttccgggatgatggtgttgatgtgagccatgaccagcctttcaaagcacttcatggctaccgacgtgagtgctacggggcggtagtcatttaggcaggttaccttcgctttcttgggcacagggactatggtggtctgcttgaaacatgtaggtattacagattcggtcagggagagtttgaaaatgtcagtgaagacacttgccagttggtccgcgcatgctctgagtacacgtcctggtaatccgtctggccccgcggccttgtgaatgttgacctgtttaaaggtcttgctcacatcggctacggagagcgtgatcacacagtcgtccggaacagctggtgctctcatgcatgcttcagtgtcgcttgcctcgaagcgagcataaaaggcatttagcccgtctggtaggctcgcatcactgggctgctcgtggctgggtttccctttgttgtccgtaatagtttgcaagccctgccacatccgacgagcgtcagagccagtgtagtaggattcaatcttagtcctgtattgacgctttgcctgtttgatggcatAGTGGGAAtccttataagcgtccggattaatgtcc
Encoded proteins:
- the spo11 gene encoding meiotic recombination protein SPO11, with protein sequence MESNMSEQFVEVDNFGVELLENIDMRMEPQHSHEEVSSQEVLILIERVILEIVTSLSKDEAPVLVLPKRSSWANVSFDNAVGLQMTSGSSVTTVRSDCSSSVTKFGHILKVLSTIYKLVQSNTYATKRDIYYNDTQLYGSQRTVDSIVDDISCMLKVPRRRLHVLATSKGFISGDLCYLEEDSTKVDCHSNSTATPVSSNVGGIRNIVSSAKFVLIVEKDATFQKLLDDDFCTKLSPCIMITGKGVPDVNSRLMVRKLWDTLHIPIFALVDADPYGIEIMCIYKYGSVAMSFEAHSLTVPSIMWLGLLPSDLQRLRVPEDALIPLTQRDQSKLTSLLKRPYLACQPAWQREMEMMHRSKVKAEIQSLASIAPDYLSRVYLPNKLRYGGWI